The genomic DNA TGCGGAGATTCGGCCGGCCGGGGCTCATCGGTCTCGCCGCGCGGACCGCGGTGGTCGCCGGGACGGCGACCGCGGTGCAGGGAGCCGCGGTGCGGCACCAGGAGCGCCGCGCACAGAGCGAGTACGAGCAGCAGCAGTACGAGGCCGCCCAGCAACAGGCCCAGATGGACGATGCGGCCCGCACCGCGGCCGCGCAGTATGCGCCGCCCACGAGCCCGCCGGCCGCGCCGCCCTCAGCGGCGGACGACCTGATCGCCAAGCTGCAGGAGCTCGGATCGCTGAAGGCCTCCGGCGTGCTGACGGACGAGGAGTTCACGGCCGCGAAGCAGAAGCTGCTGAGCTGAGCGTCGCGACGATCGAGACGAGGCGGCGATGAGCGAGATCGAGGACCTGCGGGCACGGCTGCGTGCGCTGGAGCAGGAGAACGAGGCGCTCCGACGCCCTCGACGCCGGATCTCCGCCCGCAGCATCATCGCCGGGATCGTGCTCGTGGTCGCCGTGCTCCTCGCGCCGATCGCGGCGATGGGGACGTGGGCGCGGCTGCAGCTCGTCGACGCGGACCGGTTCGTCGCGACCTTCGCCCCGCTGGCCGAGGATCCGGACGTGCAGGACTTCGTCGCCGATCAGGTGACGGCCGCCATCGACGAGCAGGTCGACCTGGATGCGGTGGTCGGCGAGCTCTTCGACGGCCTGCGTGCCCTCGACCTCCCGCCGCGCGCCGCCGCCGCCCTCGGCCTGTTGGAAGCGCCGGCCGCCTCCGGCCTGTCGTCCCTGATCGACGGCGTCGTGCACGAGGTGGTGTCGTCGCAGCAGTTCGCCGACATCTGGGCGGAGACGCTCCGCTTCACCCACGAGCGCGCGGTCGCCATCCTGCAGGACGAGCCCGGCACCGCGCTGGACCTCAGCGACGACGTCCTCTCGGTGGACGTGGGGGCGGTCGTCGAACGCGTCAAGGAGGCTCTGGCCGAGCGTGGGGCCGGGGTCGCCGACCTCATCCCGGTGATCGATCGCACCATCCCGGTGGTGCAGGCCGACGCCCTGGTGCTGGTCCGCACGGTCTACCAGATCGCGGTGACGGCGGGCTTCTGGCTGCCGTGGGTCGTGCTCGGTCTCGTCGTCCTCGGTGTGCTGCTCGCGGTGAACCGGCCGCGGGCGCTGTTCTGGACGAGCGCCGGGTTCGCCGTCGTCTTCCTCCTCCTCGCCGCCGGGATGGGGATCGGACGCGGGTTCTTCGTCAGCGCCGTCAGCCCGTCGATCATGACGGCGTCGGCGGCCGAATCCCTCTTCGATCAGCTCACGGCCCTCCTCGGGTCCACCATCGTCGCGCTTGCTCTGGTCGGGGTCCTCATCGCGCTGTGGGCCTGGCTCGCCGGGTCGAGCCGCAGCGCGCGCACGGTGCGCGGCGTCACGGAGAGCGGGTTCGGGGCGCTGCGCGAGACGGCGGAGGCACGGGGGCTCTCCACCGGGCGGTTCGGGAGAGCGGTCGACCGCTATCGCGGCGCGATCCTCATCGCCGGGATGGCGATCGGGGTGCTCATCCTCCTGGCGACGCGTCCGGTCACCTTCGGCGCCGTCCTCGGCGTGGCGATCGGCGTGCTCGTGCTGACGATCCTCGTGGAGCTGCTGCGACGGCCCGGCCCCGCCACGGCGCCGGAGGGGCAGGACGCCGCCGTCGGCGCGGACGCGAGCGACGCGGAGATCACCCGGGGCGGGTGAGGGCCCCTGTCGGCACGCACGCGGGGTCGGAAGACTCAGGCCGAGGAGAGCGCGGACGCGCCCTGAGCGAAGGAGAGACGATGTCGGAATTCAACGCGGACTTCTCGGGCGAGATCACGCTGGACGTCCGCGACGCCCGACCCGACTGGTCGCCGTACGAGCTGCGGAAGGCGCCGGACGGAGCGCCGAACGTCCTCGTGGTGCTGTATGACGACACCGGTCTGGCCTCGTGGTCGCCGTATGGCGGCCGCATCGCGATGCCGACGATGGACCGTCTGGCCGCCGGGGGTCTCACCTACACGCAGTGGCACACCACGGCGCTGTGCTCTCCCACGCGGTCCACCATGCTCACGGGCCGTAACCACCACGTCAATCGCGCGGGCGTCATCATGGAGGGCACGAACGGCTTCCCCGGCTTCGCGGGGCGGCTCCCCGCCGAGTGCGCGACCATCGGACAGGTTCTGCAGGAGAACGGGTACAGCACGTTCTGGCTCGGCAAGAACCACAACGTCCCGGAAGAGGACATCGCGCCGGGGGGCAGCCGCTCGATGTGGCCGCTGCAGCTCGGCTTCGACCGCTTCTACGGCTTCCTCGGCGGGGAGACCAACAACTGGTACCCCGACCTGGTCGAGGACAACCACTTCATCGAGCAGCCGTACCGCCCGGAGGACGGCTACCACCTGTCGAAGGACCTCGCCGACCAGGCGCTCGCGATGATCCGGAACCAGCAGGCCTCGAATCCCTCGAAGCCCTGGTACATGTGGTTCTGCCCGGGCGCGAACCACGCGCCGCACCACGCGCCGCAGGAGTACATCGACAAGTACAAGGGGGCGTTCGACGACGGCTACGACGCCTACCGCGAGTGGGTGCTCGCCCGCATGATCGAGAAGGGCGTGCTGCCGGAGGGCACGCAGATGACGCCGTTCAACCCGCTGCCGGAAGAAGCGGCGAACCCGGCCGATCACGTGCGCCCGTGGGCGGAGCTGAACGACGACGAGCGGAGGCTGTTCGCGCGGATGGCGGAGGTCTTCGCGGGCTTCTCCGAGTACACGGATGCCCAGGTCGGCCGGATCGTGGACTACCTGGAGGAGACGGGGCAGCTGGACAACACGATCATCTTCTACTGCGCCGACAACGGCGCCTCGGGGGAGGGATCGCCGGACGGCTCCGTGAACGAGAACAAGTTCTTCAACGGCTACCCCGACGACCTCGCCGAGAACCTCGCGATGATCGACACGCTCGGGTCCGCCGACACCTACAACCACTACCCGACGGGGTGGGCGGCGGCGTTCTCCACGCCCTTCCAGATGTTCAAGCGGTACTCCCAGTACTCCGGCGGCACCTGCGACCCGATGGTCGTGCACTGGCCGAAGGGGATCGCGGCGAAGGGGGAGCTGCGCCACCAGTACCACCACTCGGTGGACGTCGTGGCGACGGTGCTCGACGTGATCGGCATCGCGATGCCGGAGTCCTACCGCGGAGTGCCGCAGCGACCGCTCGACGGCGTCTCGATGAAGTACTCCTTCGACGCCGCGCCGGACGGGCCGACGCGGAAGAGCGTGCAGTACTACTCGATGCTCGGCACCAGGGGCATTTGGAAGGACGGCTGGAAGGCGGCGGCGGTGCACGCGCCGCTGAGCGGCAAGGGCCACTTCGACGACGACGTGTGGGAGCTGTACCACGTGGCGGAGGACCGCTCCGAGTCGAACGACCTCGCCGCGACGCACCCGGAGAAGCTGCAGGAGCTCATCGCCGCGTGGTTCGCGGAGGCGGAGGCGAACTTCGCCCTTCCCCTCGACGACCGGTCGGCCCGCGAGATCCTCACGGTTCCCCGGCCTCAGGCCGAGGCGCCCCGGGAGCGGTACGTCTACTTCCCCGGCACCGCGGCGGTGCCGGAGAGCGTCGCGGTGAACGTCCGCGGGCGCTCCTACAAGATCATCGCCGACGTCATCCTGGAGCAGGGCGCCGAGGGAGTGCTCTTCGCGCACGGCTCCCGCTTCGGCGGGCACTCGCTGTTCCTCAAGGACAACAGGCTCGTCTACGTGTACAACTTCCTCGGCATCCCGCCGGAGCAGTCGTTCACCTCGGACGAGCTCGCCCCCGGCCCGCACACCCTGGGCGTGGAGTTCGTGCGGGAGGGAGCGGGGGAGCACGGCGAGTCCGTCGGCACCGCCACGCTGTACGTCGATGATCGCGCCGTGGCGTCCGGTCCGATGCGGGCCCAAGTCGGCAAGTTCACGCTCTGCGGCGACGGGCTCTGCGTCGGGTGGGACAGTGCCGACCCGGTGAGTGCGCAGTACGCCAACCCGTTCCCGTTCACCGGCGGCACGCTCCTGGGCGTGGCGGTCGACGTGAGCGCGGAGCAGTATCTCGATATGGAGCTCGAGGCGGCCGCGATGCTGTCGCGCGAGTGACCGCGCGGAGCGGGCGGCGGCCTAGCATGAGGGCATGACGGCGATGATCGAGGTCCCCGGCGGAACGCTGCTCATGGGGTCGGACGAGTTCTACCCGGAGGAAGGCCCCGTCCACGAACGGCGCGTGGAGGCGTTCGCGCTGGATCAGCACCCCGTGACGAACCGCCAGTACGCCGCGTTCGTCGAGGACACCGGCTACGTCACGATCGCCGAGCGGCCGATGGACCCCGCCGACTACCCCGGGGTGCATCCGGACGACCTCGTCCCCGGCGCCATGGTGTTCACGCCGACTCGCGGCCCCGTCGACCTGCGCGACTGGCGGCAGTGGTGGCGGTGGGAGCCCGAGGCGTCCTGGCGCCACCCGTTCGGACCGGCCTCGTCGATCGACGACCGCCTCGATCATCCGGTCGTGCAGGTCGCGTACCCCGATGCCGTCGCCTACGCCGCGTGGGCAGGCAAGCGCCTTGCCACGGAGGCGGAGTGGGAATGGGCGGCGCGCGGCGGCCTCGTCGGCGCCCGCTTCGCCTGGGGTCAGGAGACGAAGCCGGACGGCACCCTCATGGCCGACACCTGGCAGGGCGCCTTCCCGTACCGGAACGACGGTGCCGACGGGTGGATCGGCACCGCGCCGGTCGCCTCGTTCCCCGCGAACGGGTACGGCCTGCACGACATGATCGGCAACGTCTGGGAGTGGACGGCGGACTACTGGACGCACCGGCACGTGCCGCCGGGCGCGGTGGGGGTCGACGCCGGTCAACGCGCGAGCCTGCTGTCCTCCGAGCCCGGGTCGCCCATCCCTCGCCGCGTGCTCAAGGGGGGATCGCACCTGTGCGCTCCGGAGTACTGCCTCCGCTACCGCCCCGCGGCGCGATCGGCGCAGGCGGAGGACACCGCCATGACCCACATCGGGTTCCGCTGCGCCCTGTGACCGGTGATCCCCGACTCAGATGGGGTCGGGGAACAGGGACGCCCAGTCGTCGCGGACACTCACCACGGTGTACCCGCGGTCGGCGGCTGCGCGGAGGGCCTGCTCCGCTCCCGTGTCGTAGGGCGTGTCGTCGCGGTCAGCGTCGTCGTGATGGATCAGCAGGGCGAGTCCGGGCCGAGGGCCGCCGTGCGCGAAGTCGAGCATCGGCAGGTCGCCGTTCGAGTTGCCGGCCGCCAGCAGCGGGCGCCGCCCGATCCGACTCCAGATCCGCACCGGTTTCTCCGGTCCGTCGTCGAAGAACGCCAGGGCCGAGGAGTAGCGGACGCTGGCATCCTTCTCGTCGTAAGCGAGTCCGAGCGCCGAGCCGATCACGCGCTCGGGAGGGATGCCGTAGTTCGCCTGGGTCATCGGCCGCATGAAGTCGCGCTCGCCGCCCGACACGATGTAGCACGTGAAGCCGTGGCTCTCGAGGTACCGCAGCAGCTCGACCATCGGGCGGTACACCGATTCGGCGTAGGGGCGGCCGAGGAGCGGGTGCTGGGCCGTGCGGTAGAACTCCGCGACGGAGCGGGCGTAGTCCTCCACGCTCACGCCATCGGTCAATCCCAAGAGCGCCTGGATGATGACGCCGAGGTCGGAGTCGTCGCCGGCGTAGTGCTTGTCGATCGCGGTGCCGAGCCAGGCGAGGTCACCGGTGACCGCGGCGCGGTAGGGCTGCCGGTCGGCCAGGGAGGGGTCGCGGGTCGCCTCCTCGCGCCAGCGCTCGACGACGTAGTGCAGCTGGGTGGGCATGGGTTTCTCCGACCAGAGAGTGCCGTCGTTGTCGAACACCGCGATGCGTTCGTCGACGGGGATGGCGTCGGGGCCCTCCGTCACGGCGGCGACGAACGCCTCGATGGTGCGCCGCGTGCCGGTGTCCCGCCAGGAAGACAGAGGTGAGGAGTCCATGACCGGGATCCTCCCAGGCGCGACGCCGGATGCCGAGCGTCCCTCACCCGGAGCGGACGAGTCCCGCTGCGGCCGGGCGTGCGGGAATACCCTCGGAGGGTATAAGGTTGTGCCGAAGGAGTACCCCAGGGGGGTATCCCGAGGAAAGGAAGCATGATGAGCACGAGCGAGTACCAGGTCACCGGAATGACGTGCGGCCACTGCGAGATGGCGATCCGCGACGAGGTGTCGCGCATCCCCGGTGTCGAGGGTATCGATGTCAGCGCGCAGAGCGGGAGACTCGTGGTGCGCAGCTCCGCCCCCGTCGACGACACGGCCGTGCTGGCCGCCGTGGACGAGGCGGGCTACCAGGCGGTCCGGTCCTGATGGACACTCCGTCCGCGACCAGCGTGGAGCTGGAGATCGGCGGCATGACCTGCGCGTCGTGCGCGATGCGGATCGAGAAGAAGCTCAATCGTCTCGACGGCGTCACCGCCACCGTGAACTACGCGACCGAGAAAGCGAGCGTCACGGTGCCGGCGGGCGTCGACACCGCCGTGCTCATCGCCGAGGTCGAGAAGACCGGATACACCGCCGTCGTCCCGGCGCCTCGCGCGCCGGAGGGTGCGCAGCCCGACGGAGAGCAGCCGGATCCGGAGCTCACGGCGCTGCGGCAGCGGCTGATCGCCTCCGTCGTGCTCACCGTCCCGGTCATCGCGATGGCGATGATCCCGGCGCTCCAGTTCACGTACTGGCAGTGGCTGTCGCTCGCGCTCGCGGGTCCCGTGATCGTGTGGGCGGCCTGGCCGTTCCACAAGGCGGCGTGGATCAACCTCCGGCACGGAGCGGCCACGATGGACACGCTCATCTCGATGGGTACGATCGCCGCGCTGCTGTGGTCGCTGTACGCGCTCTTCTTCGGCACCGCCGGGATGCCCGGCATGACGCACCCGTTCGAGTTCACCGTCGCGCCCAGCGACGGCGCAGGGAACATCTACCTCGAGGTCGGAGCGGGGGTGACCACGTTCATCCTCGCCGGACGCTACTTCGAGAAGCGCTCCAAGCGGCAGGCCGGTGCGGCGCTCCGCGCCCTGCTGGAGCTCGGCGCGAAGGAGGTCGCCGTGCTCCGCGACGGCGTCGAGACGCGCATCCCGACGAGCGCGCTGCGGGTCGGCGACGAGTTCGTCGTGCGCCCGGGGGAGAAGATCGCCACCGACGGGGTGGTGGTCGGCGGCACGTCCGCCGTCGATGCCTCGATGCTGACCGGTGAGTCGGTGCCCGTCGAGGTCGGGGAGGGCGACGTCGTCACCGGCGCCACCGTGAATGCCGGGGGACGCCTCGTCGTCCGTGCGACCCGCGTCGGCGCCGACACCCAGCTCGCGCAGATGGCGCGGCTCGTGGAGGAGGCGCAGACCGGGAAGGCCGAGGTGCAGCGGCTCGCGGACCGTGTCTCCGGGATCTTCGTGCCGATCGTGATCGTGATCGCCCTCGGCACGCTCGTGGCCTGGCTCGCGGCCGGGTACCCGGCTGCCGCCGCCTTCACCGCCGCGGTCGCGGTGCTCATCATCGCCTGCCCCTGCGCTCTGGGTCTGGCCACGCCGACCGCTCTCCTCGTCGGCACGGGTCGCGGCGCCCAGATGGGCATTCTCATCAAGGGCCCCGAGGTGCTCGAGTCGACCCGGAAGGTCGATACGGTCGTGCTCGACAAGACGGGCACCGTCACCTCCGGTCGCATGACGCTGACGGCGGTGCACACCGACGACGGCGTGCAGCGCGAGGAGCTGCTGCGGCTCGCCGGGGCCCTCGAGGACGCCTCCGAGCACCCCATCGCGCAGGCCGTGGCGGCCGCGGCCACCCGGGAGCTCGGCACCCTTCCGAGCGTCGAGGAGTTCGCGAACGTCGAGGGCAGGGGCGTCCAGGGCATCGTGGACGGCCACGCCGTCGTCGTGGGACGCGCCTCGTTGCTCGCCGACTGGTCGCAGCACCTGTCCGCGGGGCTGGCTGCGGTCAAGGCCGAGGCGGAGGCCCAGGGCAAGACCGCGATCGCGGTGGGCTGGGACGGTCGTGCCCGCGGGGTGCTCGTCGTCGCCGACACGGTCAAGGCCACGAGCGCGGAGGCGGTGGCGCAGCTCCGGGCGCTGGGACTGACGCCCGTCCTGCTCACGGGAGACAACCGTGCGGTGGCCGAGCAGATCGCCCGCGAGGTGGGGATCACCGAGGTGATCGCCGAGGTGCTGCCCCAGGACAAGGTCGAGGTGGTGCGCCGGCTCCAGGGCGGAGGAAAGGTCGTCGCGATGGTGGGAGACGGTGTGAACGACGCCGCGGCCCTCGCCCAGGCGGACCTCGGGCTGGCGATGGGGACCGGGACCGACGCGGCGATCGAGGCCAGCGACATCACGCTCGTCCGCGGCGACCTCCGCAGCGCGGCCGACGCGATCCGCCTGTCCCGCCGCACGCTCGGCACGATCAAGGGCAACCTGTTCTGGGCGTTCGCCTACAACGTCGCCGCCATCCCGCTCGCGGCGCTCGGCCTGCTCAACCCCATGCTCGCCGGTGCGGCGATGGCGTTCTCCAGCGTCTTCGTCGTCGGCAACAGCCTCCGCCTGCGGTCCTTCCGCAGCAGGGCGGTGGACACCCCGTGAACGAGAGACAGAGGAGTACCGACATGTCCGATTCCCCCGCAGGATCCTGCTGCAGCGTCCCGCGCCAGAGCGGCGTCTCCGCCGAAGGGCGCACCGACCTGCTCGCCGTGCCGGCCGAGGGCATGGCCGAATGCCCGGTGATGGCCGGAACGCCCGTCGTGATCGCGACCGCCGA from Microbacterium paraoxydans includes the following:
- a CDS encoding heavy metal translocating P-type ATPase, which translates into the protein MDTPSATSVELEIGGMTCASCAMRIEKKLNRLDGVTATVNYATEKASVTVPAGVDTAVLIAEVEKTGYTAVVPAPRAPEGAQPDGEQPDPELTALRQRLIASVVLTVPVIAMAMIPALQFTYWQWLSLALAGPVIVWAAWPFHKAAWINLRHGAATMDTLISMGTIAALLWSLYALFFGTAGMPGMTHPFEFTVAPSDGAGNIYLEVGAGVTTFILAGRYFEKRSKRQAGAALRALLELGAKEVAVLRDGVETRIPTSALRVGDEFVVRPGEKIATDGVVVGGTSAVDASMLTGESVPVEVGEGDVVTGATVNAGGRLVVRATRVGADTQLAQMARLVEEAQTGKAEVQRLADRVSGIFVPIVIVIALGTLVAWLAAGYPAAAAFTAAVAVLIIACPCALGLATPTALLVGTGRGAQMGILIKGPEVLESTRKVDTVVLDKTGTVTSGRMTLTAVHTDDGVQREELLRLAGALEDASEHPIAQAVAAAATRELGTLPSVEEFANVEGRGVQGIVDGHAVVVGRASLLADWSQHLSAGLAAVKAEAEAQGKTAIAVGWDGRARGVLVVADTVKATSAEAVAQLRALGLTPVLLTGDNRAVAEQIAREVGITEVIAEVLPQDKVEVVRRLQGGGKVVAMVGDGVNDAAALAQADLGLAMGTGTDAAIEASDITLVRGDLRSAADAIRLSRRTLGTIKGNLFWAFAYNVAAIPLAALGLLNPMLAGAAMAFSSVFVVGNSLRLRSFRSRAVDTP
- a CDS encoding formylglycine-generating enzyme family protein, coding for MIEVPGGTLLMGSDEFYPEEGPVHERRVEAFALDQHPVTNRQYAAFVEDTGYVTIAERPMDPADYPGVHPDDLVPGAMVFTPTRGPVDLRDWRQWWRWEPEASWRHPFGPASSIDDRLDHPVVQVAYPDAVAYAAWAGKRLATEAEWEWAARGGLVGARFAWGQETKPDGTLMADTWQGAFPYRNDGADGWIGTAPVASFPANGYGLHDMIGNVWEWTADYWTHRHVPPGAVGVDAGQRASLLSSEPGSPIPRRVLKGGSHLCAPEYCLRYRPAARSAQAEDTAMTHIGFRCAL
- a CDS encoding YHS domain-containing protein, translating into MSDSPAGSCCSVPRQSGVSAEGRTDLLAVPAEGMAECPVMAGTPVVIATAEAAGLYRDHEGTRYYFCCAGCGPAFDADPAKYTRAA
- a CDS encoding arylsulfatase — translated: MSEFNADFSGEITLDVRDARPDWSPYELRKAPDGAPNVLVVLYDDTGLASWSPYGGRIAMPTMDRLAAGGLTYTQWHTTALCSPTRSTMLTGRNHHVNRAGVIMEGTNGFPGFAGRLPAECATIGQVLQENGYSTFWLGKNHNVPEEDIAPGGSRSMWPLQLGFDRFYGFLGGETNNWYPDLVEDNHFIEQPYRPEDGYHLSKDLADQALAMIRNQQASNPSKPWYMWFCPGANHAPHHAPQEYIDKYKGAFDDGYDAYREWVLARMIEKGVLPEGTQMTPFNPLPEEAANPADHVRPWAELNDDERRLFARMAEVFAGFSEYTDAQVGRIVDYLEETGQLDNTIIFYCADNGASGEGSPDGSVNENKFFNGYPDDLAENLAMIDTLGSADTYNHYPTGWAAAFSTPFQMFKRYSQYSGGTCDPMVVHWPKGIAAKGELRHQYHHSVDVVATVLDVIGIAMPESYRGVPQRPLDGVSMKYSFDAAPDGPTRKSVQYYSMLGTRGIWKDGWKAAAVHAPLSGKGHFDDDVWELYHVAEDRSESNDLAATHPEKLQELIAAWFAEAEANFALPLDDRSAREILTVPRPQAEAPRERYVYFPGTAAVPESVAVNVRGRSYKIIADVILEQGAEGVLFAHGSRFGGHSLFLKDNRLVYVYNFLGIPPEQSFTSDELAPGPHTLGVEFVREGAGEHGESVGTATLYVDDRAVASGPMRAQVGKFTLCGDGLCVGWDSADPVSAQYANPFPFTGGTLLGVAVDVSAEQYLDMELEAAAMLSRE
- a CDS encoding HAD family hydrolase: MDSSPLSSWRDTGTRRTIEAFVAAVTEGPDAIPVDERIAVFDNDGTLWSEKPMPTQLHYVVERWREEATRDPSLADRQPYRAAVTGDLAWLGTAIDKHYAGDDSDLGVIIQALLGLTDGVSVEDYARSVAEFYRTAQHPLLGRPYAESVYRPMVELLRYLESHGFTCYIVSGGERDFMRPMTQANYGIPPERVIGSALGLAYDEKDASVRYSSALAFFDDGPEKPVRIWSRIGRRPLLAAGNSNGDLPMLDFAHGGPRPGLALLIHHDDADRDDTPYDTGAEQALRAAADRGYTVVSVRDDWASLFPDPI
- a CDS encoding heavy-metal-associated domain-containing protein, yielding MSTSEYQVTGMTCGHCEMAIRDEVSRIPGVEGIDVSAQSGRLVVRSSAPVDDTAVLAAVDEAGYQAVRS
- a CDS encoding SHOCT domain-containing protein — its product is MPLRRFGRPGLIGLAARTAVVAGTATAVQGAAVRHQERRAQSEYEQQQYEAAQQQAQMDDAARTAAAQYAPPTSPPAAPPSAADDLIAKLQELGSLKASGVLTDEEFTAAKQKLLS